The Triticum urartu cultivar G1812 chromosome 6, Tu2.1, whole genome shotgun sequence genome includes the window agcaacgcaacggcatcttcatatctcaagagaagtatctcaaagattgcctgaagaagttcggtatgcaagactgcaaaggcttcatgacgccaatgccagccaagcatcatctgggtcctgacgacaatggtaaagagttcgatcaaaaggtataccgctccatgattgattctttactttatctatgtgcatctaggccagatattatgcttagtgtttgcatgtgtgctcgatttcaagcggcaccaaaggagtcgcatcacttagctgtgaagcgaattcttcgatatttggctcacaccccaactctaggattatggtatccaaagggctcagagtttgatctggttggattctcggatgctgattatgctggtgacaaagttgatcgcaagtctacatcaggcacatgtcactttctgggacgatcacttgtatgttggtcttcaaagaagcagaactgtgtatctctctccactgctgaatctaaatacattgctgctggatcttgctgcgctcagcttctgtggatgaagcaaacgctcaaagactatggcattcatctgaagcaagtgccactctactgcgacaacgaaagtgccatcaagattgccaacaacctagttcagcactcgaagacaaagcacattgaaattcgtcatcactttctcagagatcatgttgtgaaggaagatattgatatcatacacgtcaacactgaagagcaattggcagatatcttcaccaagcccttggatgagaagagattttgcaagttacggtgagagctaaatatcctggaatcctcaaatgtcctgtgatcatgcacacatcctaacccttatgcatattgatgacttagatgtgcaacacacgaagtaaagtatatcttcaatcaatgaagacatgcattctaagtgtgaatacattaatgtggaatttgacttcggagcgccacgataattgtgcgccgtgtctgggtctaatacttcctatacggtgggtaacgccaccaccaaatgttctattttgaagtgtttcactcatggcgttaccttgctatgtcttcacatttggtttggcttcaatctcaacatgtcttcatgattatcttcactatgttgattatatatatatactagtgttctgtcctctacagcattcacttatagctatgtcttcttgttgaatcttttgaactaagtgaatgtgatcggaccctaacctctctatgctatctatctcaaactctatctctccaaatcctatgcattctattgaaactgtcgaatgtcttctctgcgtccttgtcagcagaagatacaaagacaaaccttaagtccactttcaatgctcattcctccacatgaaacccggagaagtaggaacgaccacccgacaatccatgagtgcgtgggacgtggaacaaaccccaaaattctgcatgatgaccacgtgttcctcagatgcgaatcgccagggggcacctatgtaataacgcagtgccgcccctgtacctataaatacacacttcacggcggtcattatctcttcttccactctcgcatgaaccctagcgccaccgctagccctcgacgacgccggcgacgaagcgctttgctgtcgcaacctctccaacgccgtcttcacgccgaccgcggacatcgtcctctccgccggtgccataggtgtcctccgtcgccaagttagggcacggaagatcgaactgctcggcctcatcttccactccgtctagtagttcttagtgtggtaaataaaacttcctttttacggcaccgttgatcctatggctttgtcactttctaccacaagcagtttctattcacacaagttagatctctctcatactgcatctcataaaatgcctagtatattcacttatgcttcacaaagtagttagattcctcacttgtactgatctctggattcgtagaaatctggaaccaactccttatctatgagtgaatgtcttcgcacgatgaggtcaatgtcttctaaactgatttatattcaaaatcttctgagaatgcatatgaccttttccccttccctcgcaccttaatgctgtcataggtacatgtccatgggagaatccattggttctcatagtctgcattcatttNNNNNNNNNNNNNNNNNNNNNNNNNNNNNNNNNNNNNNNNNNNNNNNNNNNNNNNNNNNNNNNNNNNNNNNNNNNNNNNNNNNNNNNNNNNNNNNNNNNNNNNNNNNNNNNNNNNNNNNNNNNNNNNNNNNNNNNNNNNNNNNNNNNNNNNNNNNNNNNNNNNNNNNNNNNNNNNNNNNNNNNNNNNNNNNNNNNNNNNNNNNNNNNNNNNNNNNTNNNNNNNNNNNNNNNNNNNNNNNNNNNNNNNNNNNNNNNNNNNNNNNNNNNNNNNNNNNNNNNNNNNNNNNNNNNNNNNNNNNNNNNNNNNNNNNNNNNNNNNNNNNNNNNNNNNNNNNNNNNNNNNNNNNNNNNNNNNNNNNNNNNNNNNNNNNNNNNNNNNNNNNNNNNNNNNNNNNNNNNNNNNNNNNNNNNNNNNNNNNNNNNNNNNNNNNNNNNNNNNNNNNNNNNNNNNNNNNNNNNNNNNNNNNNNNNNNNNNNNNNNNNNNNNNNNNNNNNNNNNNNNNNNNNNNNNNNNNNNNNNNNNNNNNNNNNNNNNNNNNNNNNNNNNNNNNNNNNNNNNNNNNNNNNNNNNNNNNNNNNNNNNNNNNNNNNNNNNNNNNNNNNNNNNNNNNNNNNNNNNNNNNNNNNNNNNNNNNNNNNNNNNNNNNNNNNNNNNNNNNNNNNNNNNNNNNNNNNNNNNNNNNNNNNNNNNNNNNNNNNNNNNNNNNNNNNNNNNNNNNNNNNNNNNNNNNNNNNNNNNNNNNNNNNNNNNNNNNNNNNNNNNNNNNNNNNNNNNNNNNNNNNNNNNNNNNNNNNNNNNNNNNNNNNNNNNNNNNNNNNNNNNNNNNNNNNNNNNNNNNNNNNNNNNNNNNNNNNNNNNNNNNNNNNNNNNNNNNNNNNNNNNNNNNNNNNNNNNNNNNNNNNNNNNNNNNNNNNNNNNNNNNNNNNNNNNNNNNNNNNNNNNNNNNNNNNNNNNNNNNNNNNNNNNNNNNNNNNNNNNNNNNNNNNNNNNNNNNNNNNNNNNNNNNNNNNNNNNNNNNNNNNNNNNNNNNNNNNNNNNNNNNNNNNNNNNNNNNNNNNNNNNNNNNNNNNNNNNNNNNNNNNNNNNNNNNNNNNNNNNNNNNNNNNNNNNNNNNNNNNNNNNNNNNNNNNNNNNNNNNNNNNNNNNNNNNNNNNNNNNNNNNNNNNNNNNNNNNNNNNNNNNNNNNNNNNNNNNNNNNNNNNNNNNNNNNNNNNNAGTACCTGTTGCCTGGTAAGGagaaaacatggaggcgtcagcacaaacatgtacattggcaccggtgtcaattaaccaatcaggggattgaaatactgaaaggatggtaggaaaaataccgtaccctgattccttcatatcagtatcaccgatgacaacattagcggacttgccgctcttctcatgttcgcgctcctcaaagcggttaggacacttcggagcccagtgattaggatcaccgcaaacatggcaaagtcccttccccttatgagaattcttcttgaagttggtagaatgtgatggcttgttctttgtatcaaacatgcctttgccctgagttttgttcttattgtttttgaacttgttgggctaggagttcttcttctgtaccatgtgggcactagaacctccctcagcaactcgagcacgtgtgtcctttgctcttgccttctcttcaacatcaagagtaccaatgagatccgcaacggaaaactcctgtctgttgtgtttcagggaagtagcaaaattgttccacaaaggtggaagcttggcaatgatgcctccggcaacGAATTTGTCCGGCcacacacacttgaagtactcaagttcttttgcgagcgactgtatctcatgagcctgctgtacaacagggcgctcatcagtcatcttgtagtcatagaattgctccatgacgtacaactcgctgccggcgtccgaggcaccaaacttggcctcgagcgcagcccacatgtccttgccgttgtcaaatgatatatacgaatccacaatggagtcatcaagaacacctagaagagcgcctttaaagagggtatcgatcttctcaaaagctccagctgtgctggattaagatcgccctcaggcttgcccttggtggcatcatagcagcccatggtctggaaccagtagactgctctcatgcgccacctcttatattgcgcccccttaaaggcaggcggcttcagatgcgcagcaaaaccactcggagtaaattgcctataatcaggtttttggattgttggaaatatgagcaaattactacgagatttaatccgaataaacagaagataaatcatgaccacatcaacagagattaaactaatcatgcgaactagcatagcagatgaacatatcacatctagggcacatactagaagcatgaattctaccacgatctcgaacaggaaggatagaatcacatacggtgcagcgggtgcagcaccgccggcgttgacgttgtcgcacatgtcgtcgaggacgaggttgccgaggtcggcgAAGAAGTCGTCATTCATGAAGTTGTCACTGcgagcagtcgcgcgagtgcgctccccaaaaacctgattgcccctctcccgtacaggatcatgagaggcggggttccggaggtctgctgtcccttctcgcggtgcacgccggaaggagggatggagaagacttgcttggcggcgcaatgatctggaacggtggtgagaaaccatacgaagcggcggaggctagggtagacgtctgcctgactatatagtgtgggccgggtaggtcgtgggagtaaaccccacgtccgagtcgtcacgatccaaaagaatcagaaacggttcagtaattaacgcgttcattaattattaattaatgactcattaattttcccatgcagcaaaaatatagacaacgtgcatagctctgtcctcggctcggctcaatcccgcaacccgcggcgcggtGCGTCGTGACGAGGTGTAGCGTGGCGAggtgagcgaggaggaggagcgcgcgtgtaggtctcctcttctcatgctcatacaagtggtagaagagctcaccttataaagaggtgcaactctctctcaacttccggggtgggactaaactttagcctcactcactccactcacatgtgtgcatgaatgggccaagagaatttctgaattttagttgggctttgggccaaaggcctactagcaaaattcccacaatcccccacaaagtctcattggcacatctcatcatttagttccaaaacattgttttatatatcggtgcttagtggagactgtgaagttgaacttccacttagaaatttatgctacactagatcacaacttgaatagtggactatgccttgaactacaagttttctgtgaaactagtttcacacaaattcttgaccgatactgggctgccgcaaggctttcccgcgggtggagcgtatacgtcatactccagggcctttcatgaatttattagagaacacccaattctcatagactgcgacgttaacagtcaaattcatataggtgtgttcctcagaagatgttctgcaggacaacatctctgcttacccgaataagccacttggaacacattaagataagtatcaacctgccatgcagatcaggagagtattgcatcttcatggagtgggataattaatataggggtactctcctcccagctgaccaacagcttgtctcccacttctacttcacgggatctccgatcacatagagtgggttaccactatggacaactcatgcggtgggtctcaaacccatctccatcgatgcattatctatcacattacatgatagaccctttgtgaaggaatctgccaagtttttcgacgtttggatataatccaacgtaataactccggagttcctcaattttctgacagattttagtctcctcttcacatgccttgaggacttcatattgtccttagaactgtttatcttgacgatcgcagtttgattatcacagttcatcaggatagggggtattggtttttcaaccataggtaagtccatcaagagttcacgaagccactctgcttcaacagtggcagtgtctaatgctgtgagttctgcttccatagttgacctcgttaagatggtctgcttgcaagacttccaggaaacagcgccaccaccaagtgtaaaaacataaccacttgtggccttaatctcatcaTTATCAGATATctagtttgagtcactataaccctccagtacccttggattccaggtgtagtgaatcccatagctcgcggtgcctttcaaatagcacgtaactctctcaagcgcatgccaatgatcatctcccggttttgacacaaaccggctcagcttgctcacagcaaaagagatgtcaggcctcgtggcactcgccaaatacataagcgagccaataatctgagaatacctcagttgatctctagcaatccgtcgattctttcgaagcaacacactagcatcatatggagttggagaaggcgtgcagtcgctatacccaaaacgactcaagaccttttccacatagtgagactgaagcagtgtgatcccaccattctcatctctcaacagcttgatgtttaagataacatcagctactcctagatccttcatctcaaaacagcgagataagaaatccttaacctccttgattaaatcaagtttggttccaaagatcaatatgtcgttgacatacagacaaagaataactccttcgcccccaccatagcgatagtacacgcacttgtcaccatcgtttactacaaagccggcagcacttaatgttctttcgaacttctcatgtcactccttaggagcttgtttaaggccatataaagactttaataacttgcacacctttccttcctgaccaggtactacaaaaccatctggctgatccatgtaaatttcctccttcaactctccattgaggaaagccgtcttaacgtccatttgatgaacgagaagaccatgtgaggcagccagtgatagtagcacccgaattgtggtcagtctagccacgggtgagtaagtatcaaagaagtcttcaccttctttctgggaataacccttggccacaagccgtgccttgtacttttcaatcgtaccatcaggtctaagcttcttcttgaacacccacttacaccctataggtttgcacccataaggacggtcagtgatctcctaggtaccgttagctaagatggaatccatctcgctacgtacagcttccttccagtagtcagcatcaggagatgcataggcttctgaaatagtcctgggtgtgtcatccacgaggtacacaatgaaatcatcaccaaaagactttgcagtcctctgtctcttactcctcacaggagttccattgttaccctcaacaggattctcaacgtgttccatcacaatggtgggttcaggaattacagtgaattcctcactagatggagtaggtatctcctgatttgatgaactcgacatatccttcataggaaatatgtcctcaaagaaagttgcatcatttgattccataatcgtaccaacatgcatgtcggatacctcagattttattatcaaaaatctatagccgatgctatgaaaagcatagcccagaagaacacaatccacggtttttggtccaagcttgcgcttcttgggaattggtatattgactttcgccaaacaaccccaagtacgtaggtaagagagtttcaacattttcctttcccattcctcaaatggagtcatggtcttatgctttgtgggaactcggtttaggacatgacacgcagtcattagcgcctccccccaccatttcttggatagacccgaagtgtctaacatggtgttaaccatatcagttagagttcggttctttctttcggctaccccatttgactggggtgagtagggaggcgtcctctcatggattataccatgttccgcacaaaacagatcaaattcattggaaaaatactctccaccacgatcggacctaagccgtttaatttttcgatcaagttggttctctgcctcagctttatagtttttaaagaaagtcaaagcctcatcttttgatttcagaagatacacataacaatatctagtggagtcatcaatcaacgtcatgaagtatctctttccaccttttgtcaacacgccattcatctcacaaagatcagaatgtataagctctagtggcgccaagtctcttgcctctgcagtcttatgggacttgcgaggttgcttagcttgcacacatacttggcacttggagcctttgacagtagagattttcggaattaaattcatattggctaaccgcgtcatgcaaccaaagttaatatgacagagtcgtgaatgccaaatatcagactcattattgtggcaaacattattaataactttagtgcaaatatctgacaaagataggcggaacaagcctccgcactcatagccttttccaacaaattgtccacacttagaaattacaactttattggattcgaaaaccaacttaaaaccatctcgacataaacgggaaccgctaacgagatttttattgatggacggcacatgatgaacgttcttcagacgcacagtcttccccgaagtaaacttcagatcgaccgtaccaacacctcgaacgatggcatgtgacccgttccccatcagcacgggtgaagtccctgttgcctggtaagaagaaaacatggaggcgtcagcacaaacatgtacattggcaccggtgtcaattaaccaatcaggggattgaaatactgaaaggatggtaggaaaaataccgtaccctgattccttcatatcagtatcaccgatgacaacattagcggacttgccgctcttctcatgttcgcgctcctcaaagcggttaggacacttcggagcccagtgattaggatcaccgcagacatggcaaagtcccttccccttcttatgagaattcttcttgaagttggtagaatgtgatggcttgttctttgtatcaaacttgcctttgccctgagttttgttcttattgtttttgaacttgttgggctgggagttcttcttctgtaccatgtgggcactagaacctccctcagcaactcgagcacgtgtgtcctttgctctcgccttctcttcaacatcaagagtaccaatgagatccgcaacggaaaactcctgtctcttgtgtttcagggaagtagcaaaattgttccacgaaggtggaagcttggcaatgatgcctccggcaacaaatttgtccggcaacacacacttgaagtactcaagttcttttgcgagcgactgtatctcatgagcctgctgtacaacagggcgctcatcagtcatcttgtagtcatagaattgctccatgacgtacaactcgctgccggcgtccgaggcaccaaacttggcctcgagcgcagcccacatgtccttgccgttgtcaaacgacatatacgaatccacaatggagtcatcaagaacactcagaagagcgcctttaaagagggtatcgatcttctcaaaagcttccagctgtgctggattaagatcgccctcaggcttgcccttggtggcatcatagcagcccatggtctgaaaccagtagactgctctcgtgcgccacctcttatattgcgcccccttaaaggcaggcggcttcagatgcgcagcaaaaccactcggagtaaattgcctataatcaggtttttggattgttggaaatatgagcaaattactacgagatttaatccgaataaacagaagataaatcatgaccacagcagcagagattaaactaatcatgcagcatagcagatgaacatatcacatctagggcacatactagaagcatgaattctaccacgatctcgaacaggaaggatagaatcacatacggtgcagcgggtgcagcaccgccggcgttgacgttgtcgcccatgtcgtcgaggacgaggttgccgaggtcggggaagaagtcgtcgttcgcgaagtcgtcgctgccagcagtcgcacGAGTGcactccccaaaaacctgatcgcccctctcccgtacaggatcacgagaggcggggttccggaggcctgctatcccttctcgcggtgcacgccggaaggagggatggagaagacttgcttggcggcgcaatgatctggaatggtggtgagaaaccatacgaagcggcggccGCTAGgatagacgtctgcctgactatataatgcgggccgggtaggtcgtgggagtaaaccccacgtccgagtcgtcacgatctaaaagaatcggaaacggttcagtaattaacgcgtccgttaattattaattaatgactcattaatttttccatgcagcaaaaatatagacaacgtgcatagctctatagaggcgtggcatggcgaggcgagcgaggaggaggaccgcgcgtgtaggtctcctcttctcatgctcatacaagtggtagaagagcccACCTTATAGAGAGGTGCAGCTCTCTCTCAACTTTCAGGGTgagactaaactttagcctcattcactccactcacatgtgtgcatgaatgtgTCAAGAAAATTTCGAATTTTTAGTTGACCTTTGAACCAAAGACCTACTAGCAAAATTTCAACAGTCACATGACGTGATCAGCACCTTGGCGGTGCCATCTTTCTTGTCTGGCTCTGGTTCTTCCCCCGGCTCCGCCTTAAGGTTGTTGCCGATCATACTCGTGCAGCGGCCTACCATTCGCCCAAGGGCTGATGCACCCTGCACAGTTGTTGCCGCCTCGGCGAGGAAAGCACTGACCTTGTCGCAGGCCCAAGACAGCCAGATGAATGCAGCAGGACAACCCTGCTGGAGTCCTGTGGCTGGTGCGTAGCGCGCAACCTGTCGCAGGAAATCGCTGCTGTGTTGCAGCGGCGCGTGCCAGCTACTAGATTCCTCGATGGCTTTCCCAGCCTTGAATACCGTGCTTGACCAAGATCTTGAGGTACCTGAACAGGAAAAAAAATCGTACTTGATGAATTCCATGCTCTTAACATGCAAttgagttgatttttgtttttgaCAGAGCAGTTGAAGGCCATGGAAAACCTCAGAGGCTAAATAATAGGCACATTAGCAGAGTTATTATTGGAACCGAAAAATCGACGAGTCCCGAACTCATCATCGTTAATTTAATCAACTAATAAATATACTTCAATTAACATCAAACCCACAACAACCGAAGGTGTTTTTTATTATATTTTCCTATAAAGGAAATACTATACCGTATATATTGTGTATATACTACAAGATTACATCCTCAATTCAAGCTCTCATTTCCCAAAATTCTTGAATCGAGCTATCAAGATGCATATCTGATTTAGGGAAATCCAATCGGATTGAGATACTGAATCCGAGCTAGACTGGCAAGAACGAGTACATTGAGTGGGGAACATGACAGAACCGTCCCTCCTCGGCTCCTCCTAAGCACCTGCGCTCAGCAAGACAGCAACCCACAACCCACAACCCCCCCTCCCCCCATTGCACCTTAAACCCTATATATTACTATTATGTAGGGCTGACATGCTATCAAAATATGAAATGCGATTTGGGGAAATCCAATCTCGTAACATCCTAAATCCGAGCTATCGATTGGCAAGAACTACAGCATAACGAGTGGGGAACAAGACAGGCCGTACCAGCTGCATTGGTACTGCTCGGGTCCTCCGCCTCCGGGACCTTGGTGGGGTCCTCCTCCACCGGGTTCCCGTCCTCCTTGGCGGCGCTCGTGGTCGCGTCGACGTTCTTGCCGTTGCTCTTGACTTCTGCAGGCTCGGCGTCCGGGTCGTCGGTGGGCGCCTCCGACTGCAGCTTCTTGATGTTCTCCGCCTTGGTCGAGTCGAAGAAGGCCCCCTCGTCCGCCTCGAAGACCTTGCGCTCCGCGTCGGCCGCTTGGAGCCGATCCTCCCGCCGCTCTTCCACGACCTTGGCCTGCCCCGACGGCTCCTCCCCTGGGCCTCCGTTCACGGGCGACTGGATGCCGCGCTCCGGCGACATCGTCTTGGTGGCCTCCAAGGCGGGCGCGTTCGCCGGCGGCTTCTCGCAGCTCCGCGCCACCTCCGAGCCGGCGGCGTGCGCCGCCGCCATGAGCTACCTTGGTTGGTTGGGTTCGGTTCGGTTCGGTTGGGTTCGACCGGCTGGTTGTTTTTTCCGATCGGGAAGGGAGGCGTGTCGCCTGCCCGCCCGGGTTCCTATTTTAAGGACCCTGTTGGCCAGCAACCGTTCGCTGAAAGGATGACAATTGCGAACGTTCTTTATGACAAATTATTTATAACAATTATACGGAGTACATGTAAATTCCTTTATAAACAAATGAAAATTTCTGACATAACAAAGAATTTACGTCGAAAATTGCCGTGTTGGTTGAAAGAATTGTCGTGTGTATTTTGAAGAATTTTTCATGAAAACATTAGTATCGGCATCCCCTGTTCGTTGAATAACATAACTCTTCCAAATTGTTGAGGGATTACTATAAAAAAATTATTGTAGGATTTATTTGTTCaatgaaaattatttttttatTACACTACGTacaagttttgacctcttcaatcccacttttactaatttttgcatcaagatttaaaaactccgaatcattcttcaaatatgtgggatctaaagttgacactcttccaaacccactttcaatattgcaaacattattatcaatcttatattcatcatggggcttaaataaattttcaagatcataagatgaatcaccccaatcatggtcattgcaacaagtagtggacatagcaaaactagcatcccaagcttagggttttgcatattattagcacaattgacattcatagaatttataataacatcattgcaatcatgttttttattcaaagattgatcgtgaatcactttataaagcacttcatcacaattttcagattcatagatttcaagcaaaactccataaagataatctagtgcactcaactcactagcaattggttcatcataattggatctcttaaaaagattagcaagaggatgaggatccataacaatagatatttagcaagcgaagatgcaagctaatagaaggcacatggtcacacgagcaaacaaaagatcgaacggaagaa containing:
- the LOC125516386 gene encoding uncharacterized protein LOC125516386, which gives rise to MAAAHAAGSEVARSCEKPPANAPALEATKTMSPERGIQSPVNGGPGEEPSGQAKVVEERREDRLQAADAERKVFEADEGAFFDSTKAENIKKLQSEAPTDDPDAEPAEVKSNGKNVDATTSAAKEDGNPVEEDPTKVPEAEDPSSTNAAGTSRSWSSTVFKAGKAIEESSSWHAPLQHSSDFLRQVARYAPATGLQQGCPAAFIWLSWACDKVSAFLAEAATTVQGASALGRMVGRCTSMIGNNLKAEPGEEPEPDKKDGTAKVLITSCDC